Below is a genomic region from Methanobacterium sp..
TACAAAACAGATATTCAAATTTAATGCACGACTAAAACCGGGCACTGTGATGACCGTACCACATTTTCAGTCACACTTCCAAGTAAAAATCGGTCTAATCCATGTTTTCCTGAAGTACCCATTACAACAAGGTCAACACCTTCTTCTTTCACAGTATTTATTATAATATCTGAAGGAGAGCCTTCTTTAGTACTAAGGGTTAATTTAACTTCTTTTTGACATTCGTCTTCAATTTTACTTTCCTTTAATATGTCAGAAATAT
It encodes:
- a CDS encoding universal stress protein, whose translation is MYKKILLPTDGSEYANKAAKHAIWLARLNGAELIALNVIETSSLVGLPAEDLIVRIKEMLKEEGRKSLENISDILKESKIEDECQKEVKLTLSTKEGSPSDIIINTVKEEGVDLVVMGTSGKHGLDRFLLGSVTENVVRSSQCPVLVVH